The proteins below come from a single Gimesia alba genomic window:
- a CDS encoding Nramp family divalent metal transporter has product MESQHEKSALDPSNGSEVNETIDAPTDWWGITKRLGPGLIIAGSIVGSGELIATTKTGAQAGIALLWLIIVGCLIKVFVQIELGRYSISRGETTLAALNHVPGPRLGFLRTSNKAPNWILWFWLIMSLCTIGQLGGIVGGVGQALALTLPIQGDYIKAIQVPSEKEFVKYLEIEEALKNEKDSMAALTPAERERYLRGHAKLKERIERLQAEGQLILQKIRDDEKLEDENGVSLIEPQTWDDKIWAGVIAILTAFLLYYGRYNLIEHLSTVLVVSFTFITIGNVISLQTSEVWTISTEEIIRGLSFGVPEATGGMNPLLTALAAFGIIGVGATELIAYPYWCLEKGYARFTGKHSEDNSWAIRAKGWMRVMKIDAFASMCIYTFATLAFYLMGVAVLHKEGLDPDGMRMVSTLAEAYVPVFGTYAKWLFLVGAIAVLYSTFLVANAANARIFSDGLRFFGVVDESKPNAVQNWIKVMSLILPLLCLAVFLTGANPVRLVLIAGTMQAIMLPMLGIAAIYLRYTKIDKRLTPGRLWDLLLFLSCLGLLLAGGFGVYKQLFS; this is encoded by the coding sequence ATGGAATCTCAACACGAGAAAAGCGCGCTCGATCCATCCAATGGTTCCGAGGTAAATGAAACGATTGATGCTCCGACCGACTGGTGGGGGATTACAAAACGCTTAGGCCCGGGGTTGATTATTGCCGGGAGCATCGTCGGCTCAGGCGAATTAATCGCCACCACCAAAACCGGTGCCCAGGCCGGGATCGCCCTGTTATGGCTGATTATTGTCGGCTGTCTGATTAAGGTCTTCGTTCAGATTGAACTCGGACGCTATTCCATCTCGCGCGGCGAGACCACGCTGGCCGCGTTGAACCATGTTCCCGGCCCTCGTCTGGGATTCTTACGCACTTCCAATAAGGCCCCCAACTGGATTCTCTGGTTCTGGCTGATTATGAGCCTGTGTACCATCGGGCAGCTGGGAGGCATCGTAGGCGGTGTCGGGCAGGCGCTGGCGTTGACGCTGCCGATTCAGGGAGATTACATCAAAGCGATTCAGGTTCCTTCAGAAAAGGAATTTGTCAAGTATCTTGAAATCGAAGAAGCATTGAAGAATGAAAAAGATTCAATGGCGGCACTCACTCCTGCCGAGCGTGAACGCTATCTGCGGGGGCATGCCAAACTCAAAGAACGAATCGAACGGCTGCAGGCAGAAGGTCAGCTCATTCTCCAGAAAATTCGCGACGATGAAAAACTGGAAGACGAGAACGGGGTATCACTGATCGAACCGCAAACCTGGGACGACAAGATCTGGGCGGGTGTGATTGCGATCTTAACCGCCTTTCTGTTGTATTACGGCCGCTATAATCTGATTGAGCATTTATCAACCGTCCTGGTCGTTTCGTTTACCTTCATCACCATCGGCAATGTCATCTCGCTGCAGACGTCCGAAGTCTGGACCATTTCTACCGAAGAAATTATTCGCGGTCTCTCATTTGGAGTTCCGGAAGCCACCGGCGGTATGAACCCTCTGCTGACGGCACTGGCAGCATTCGGGATTATCGGTGTGGGGGCAACGGAATTGATCGCGTATCCCTACTGGTGTCTGGAAAAGGGCTACGCTCGTTTTACCGGCAAACATTCGGAAGATAATAGCTGGGCGATCCGCGCCAAAGGCTGGATGCGCGTGATGAAAATCGACGCGTTTGCTTCGATGTGTATCTACACGTTCGCTACGCTCGCCTTTTATCTGATGGGAGTCGCCGTGCTGCATAAGGAAGGCTTAGACCCTGACGGCATGCGGATGGTCAGCACGCTGGCAGAAGCCTATGTTCCCGTCTTCGGAACTTACGCCAAATGGCTGTTCCTGGTCGGCGCGATCGCCGTACTCTATTCCACATTCCTGGTTGCGAACGCTGCGAACGCCCGTATCTTTTCAGACGGCCTGCGATTCTTTGGAGTGGTCGATGAAAGCAAACCCAACGCCGTTCAAAACTGGATCAAAGTCATGTCACTGATTCTGCCTCTGCTTTGTCTGGCGGTCTTTCTGACCGGCGCCAATCCCGTCAGGCTGGTTTTGATCGCCGGTACGATGCAGGCGATTATGCTGCCGATGCTGGGGATCGCTGCCATCTATCTGCGTTATACCAAAATCGACAAACGCCTGACGCCGGGACGACTGTGGGATCTGCTCCTGTTTCTGTCCTGTCTGGGACTGCTGTTAGCAGGTGGCTTTGGGGTGTATAAGCAACTGTTTTCCTGA
- the trpE gene encoding anthranilate synthase component I, producing MKYVPDFETFKGLSKESNLVPVYRQLTGDTLTPVSAYQLLEKGPYSFLFESVVGGEQISRYSFLGANPFLTVDAYEQRMVIQQDGKTQERTADDPLAELESILNQYQAAELPGLPRFCGGAVGYAGYDVVRYSENLPNAPENDRKLPDLSFALYDHMVVFDQINKTVLVVAHAHLQPGMSEAELQAAYQAACQRIDQTCERFQSGDATVLKMADISVDAHAEPDLEWTSNFTQPKFEAAVEACKEYIVAGDIFQVVLSQRLKLETAATPLDIYRSLRVVNPSPFMFLLKTPEVDLVGSSPEIMVRVEDRFTTIRPLAGTRKRGKTEAEDKRLAEELLADPKERAEHVMLIDLARNDVGRVCEFGSVELSDVMVVERYSHVMHITSNVTGMLTEDRSALDALRAGLPAGTVSGAPKVRAMEIIDEFEPHRRGPYAGAVGYLDFTGNMDTCIALRTLVMQGSTAYVQAGAGIVADSVPETEYYETLNKAKGLLKAIEVAEKQLK from the coding sequence ATGAAATACGTTCCAGATTTTGAAACATTTAAAGGGCTCTCCAAAGAGTCCAACCTGGTTCCCGTGTATCGGCAATTAACCGGGGATACGCTGACTCCCGTCAGTGCATATCAACTATTGGAAAAGGGCCCTTATTCTTTTCTGTTCGAGAGTGTGGTCGGTGGAGAACAGATCAGCCGCTACAGCTTTCTGGGAGCCAATCCGTTTTTGACAGTCGATGCCTACGAGCAACGCATGGTCATTCAGCAAGACGGTAAGACGCAAGAACGAACGGCCGACGATCCCCTGGCAGAATTGGAGTCGATTCTCAATCAATATCAGGCAGCTGAGCTGCCCGGGCTCCCCCGTTTTTGTGGTGGTGCCGTCGGCTATGCCGGCTACGATGTTGTACGCTACTCGGAAAATTTGCCGAATGCGCCCGAGAATGACCGCAAACTACCCGATCTCTCTTTTGCGCTATACGATCATATGGTTGTCTTCGACCAGATTAACAAAACCGTGCTGGTCGTCGCGCATGCTCATCTCCAACCTGGTATGAGCGAAGCAGAATTACAAGCCGCGTATCAGGCAGCCTGTCAGCGAATCGATCAAACCTGTGAACGTTTTCAATCCGGCGATGCAACCGTTTTAAAGATGGCAGACATCAGCGTCGATGCACATGCCGAGCCTGATTTAGAATGGACGTCGAACTTTACGCAGCCCAAATTTGAAGCAGCCGTTGAAGCCTGTAAAGAATATATTGTGGCCGGCGATATTTTCCAGGTGGTCTTGAGCCAGCGACTCAAACTGGAAACGGCAGCGACGCCGCTCGACATTTATCGCAGCCTGCGTGTGGTGAATCCCAGTCCGTTCATGTTTCTGCTCAAAACTCCCGAAGTCGATCTGGTTGGTAGCTCTCCGGAAATTATGGTCCGCGTGGAAGATCGTTTCACGACGATCAGGCCGCTGGCAGGCACACGCAAACGAGGGAAAACCGAAGCAGAAGACAAACGACTGGCAGAAGAACTACTGGCCGATCCCAAAGAGCGGGCCGAACACGTCATGCTGATCGATCTGGCAAGAAACGATGTCGGACGCGTGTGTGAATTCGGTTCTGTTGAACTCTCTGATGTGATGGTTGTTGAACGCTATTCTCATGTGATGCACATTACTTCGAATGTGACAGGCATGCTCACGGAAGATCGTTCGGCCCTTGATGCTTTGAGAGCAGGGCTGCCTGCCGGAACCGTCTCCGGGGCACCGAAAGTGCGGGCGATGGAAATCATTGATGAATTTGAACCACACCGACGTGGTCCCTATGCAGGAGCCGTCGGATATCTCGATTTTACCGGGAATATGGATACGTGTATTGCACTACGAACACTGGTGATGCAGGGATCGACGGCCTATGTCCAGGCCGGCGCCGGGATCGTTGCTGACAGTGTTCCTGAAACGGAATATTATGAAACATTGAACAAGGCAAAGGGGTTGCTCAAAGCGATTGAAGTTGCTGAAAAACAACTCAAATAA